A single Leptolyngbya ohadii IS1 DNA region contains:
- a CDS encoding ABC transporter permease: protein MEAQSISRAVSSPRKPFLNWRNKYDFSPAFWIVFIAILLMLIGLPGFWLIYRSFSVTGAAGFTLSHYVEVFTNPRFREAVMNSLILATGAGVVSVLIGVPLAWAVTRTNMPLRGLMRACLLVAFSIPTFLGGIAWVLLAAPTSGWLNRLLLAITGTEGNGPLNIYSMLGAIFVVGIYSYPYVFLMVSSGLEFISSELEDAATILGAGTMATTLRITLPLVMPAIVSGFILSFLEAIALFGSPTIILIPARVNIITTEIWQQFQYPPNVELASAFAICLVLITALLLWFQRRLLARKGFTTLTGKAGRKRLIDLGSWKWVFLGFSLFVTSLSLFLPVLVLMQAALSKSWGRPFELSNLTLQWFEDVLFRQPYTMKSIQNTLIYGAGAATFAMAVGIVIAYIVSRRLVKWHRLLGFIPMIPLAIPGIVIAIGIFSAYSRPPLVLYGSAAIMVVAFTTRFLPIAFSNSGNIFKSINPELELAARNLGATQVTTVQKVTVPLVKRGLISGWILVFILSIRELSCAILLSSTNTQVISTTLFQLVTEGSFERVAALGIVMLLIVFTAIGLAYKFLGRDFMLEQG, encoded by the coding sequence TTGGAGGCTCAATCGATTTCGAGAGCGGTTTCCAGTCCGCGTAAGCCGTTCCTCAACTGGCGCAATAAATACGATTTTTCACCTGCTTTCTGGATTGTGTTTATTGCAATCCTGCTGATGCTCATTGGTTTACCGGGTTTCTGGCTGATCTACCGCAGCTTTTCGGTGACGGGCGCAGCAGGATTTACCCTCAGCCACTACGTTGAGGTGTTTACCAATCCGCGATTTCGGGAAGCGGTAATGAACTCGCTGATTCTGGCAACAGGGGCGGGAGTTGTGAGTGTGCTGATTGGGGTACCGCTTGCCTGGGCAGTGACGCGAACCAATATGCCTCTGCGGGGCTTAATGCGTGCCTGTCTACTGGTGGCTTTTTCGATTCCCACCTTCCTGGGCGGCATTGCCTGGGTGCTGCTGGCGGCTCCTACGTCGGGCTGGCTGAATCGGCTGCTTCTGGCAATTACGGGCACGGAGGGAAACGGTCCGCTCAATATCTATTCCATGCTGGGCGCGATCTTTGTGGTGGGCATCTACAGCTACCCCTATGTGTTTCTGATGGTGAGTTCCGGTCTGGAATTCATTTCGTCGGAACTCGAAGATGCCGCTACGATTCTAGGCGCGGGAACGATGGCAACCACGCTGCGAATTACTTTGCCGCTGGTGATGCCTGCGATCGTCTCTGGCTTTATTCTGTCCTTCCTGGAGGCGATCGCCCTATTTGGTTCCCCCACAATTATCCTGATTCCGGCACGGGTGAACATCATTACAACGGAGATTTGGCAGCAGTTTCAGTATCCGCCGAACGTGGAACTCGCCTCTGCATTTGCGATTTGTCTGGTGCTGATTACGGCACTATTACTCTGGTTCCAGCGGCGTTTACTTGCCAGAAAAGGATTTACCACGCTAACGGGCAAGGCGGGACGGAAACGGCTGATCGATCTGGGTTCCTGGAAGTGGGTATTTCTGGGGTTCAGTCTGTTTGTTACGTCGCTGTCGCTGTTTCTGCCTGTGCTGGTTTTGATGCAGGCGGCGTTATCGAAGTCCTGGGGGCGACCGTTTGAACTCTCGAATCTGACGTTGCAGTGGTTTGAGGATGTGCTGTTCCGCCAGCCCTACACGATGAAATCGATTCAAAATACGCTGATTTACGGAGCAGGAGCAGCCACCTTTGCAATGGCAGTAGGTATTGTGATTGCCTATATCGTCAGCCGTCGATTAGTGAAGTGGCATCGTCTCCTGGGCTTTATTCCCATGATTCCCCTGGCAATTCCCGGCATTGTGATTGCGATCGGTATTTTTTCTGCCTACTCGCGTCCGCCGCTGGTTCTCTACGGTTCTGCTGCAATTATGGTTGTGGCGTTCACCACAAGATTTCTGCCAATCGCCTTTTCTAATTCAGGAAACATCTTCAAGAGTATCAACCCGGAATTAGAGTTGGCAGCACGAAATTTGGGCGCAACGCAGGTAACAACTGTTCAGAAGGTCACGGTTCCTCTGGTCAAGCGAGGATTAATTAGCGGCTGGATCTTAGTTTTTATTCTGTCGATTCGCGAGTTAAGCTGTGCAATTTTGCTGTCCAGCACGAATACGCAGGTAATTTCGACAACGCTGTTTCAACTTGTGACAGAGGGCAGCTTTGAACGGGTGGCGGCACTGGGAATTGTGATGCTGTTGATCGTGTTTACGGCGATCGGTTTAGCGTACAAATTCCTGGGACGGGATTTCATGCTGGAGCAGGGTTAG